A segment of the Actinomyces sp. oral taxon 171 str. F0337 genome:
CGCGAATGCCCAGGGCGTCGCAGTCACTCAGGTAGGCGTCGAGGCGCTCGATCATGGCGCGGGCGCGGTCTGCGGCCAGGCCCCCCTGCCACGTGGCGGGGTAGCCCAGGTCGGTCAGGCGTTCCTCGAAGGCCTCCCGCAGAGCGGGACCGCGCAGGTGCTCGCTCTCCGCCCGTTCGGCGATCTCGTGGACGAGGCTGCCCAGGGCCTGGGCGTCGCTGGCGGGGGCCGATCCGCCGTTGCGGGTCAGGAACCACTTGAGGGGGCAGGCGGCCAGGCCCTCGACGTCGGAGGGGCTGACCCGTATCCGTTCCCCCTGGGCGACGAGGGGGGTGTGGGAGGTGGGGCCGGCCGCGCCGATCCAGGTGGCTGGGTCGGCGCCGGATACGCCTTGGCGGGCGAGGTCGGCCAGCAGGTCGACAGCGACCCGGCCGCGCCGGCGCTCGGTGTCAGTGGCCGTCTCCAGGTTCCCGCAGATGGCGGCGTGGCGCAGCTCCCCCACCAGGCCGCGCAGAGTGAGGTCGCCGGTGTCGGGGCTCAGGAGGGGGGCACCGTCGGCGTCGGTCAGGGCGATCCCGGCACGGTGGGCTATCTCGGTCAGGAAGGGTGAGGGGGCGTGCTCGGCGTCGGCGGTGGCGGTCAGCAGGAGGCGCCTGGTGGCACGGGACAGGGCCATGATGAGCATGCGGCGCTCGTCGGCGCGCACCTGTGCCCGGGCGGCCGCCATGGCGCCGCTGCCGCCGGTCCCGTCCCCCGGGGCGGTGGTGCCTGCTGTCAGGCGTCCGGTGACGGCGTCGACGAGGAGGCCAGTGCGGGTCAGGGAGTCTCTCAGGCGCAGGTCGGGCCAGCGGTCCCGTTCCAGCCCGGCGACCACGACGAGCTCCCACTCCTGGCCCGCGCATCGCGCCGGGGTCATGACGGCGACGCCCTCCGGTCGCCGGCCCTGGGGGGCGACGGAGTCCGAGGGCAGGACCTCGGCGTCGAGCTCGGCCAGGAAGCAGGAGGCGTCCTGGCCCGGGTGACGCTCGGCCCAGACCTCGGCGCGTTTGAACAGGGCCGTCACGACGTCGAGGTCGTGCTCGGCGGCCTCGGACAGGAGTGATCGCACGGGGCTTGCCGAGGGCAGCAGGGCGGTGGCCCGCCAGACCTCGGCCCGGTCAGAGGCGTTCCATGCGGCCCACAGCAGGGCCTCGACATCGCGAGGGGCGTCGGCGGGCGTTTCCCCGGTGGCGGCGCGCAGAGCCTCGATGATCCGGGCTGCGGTGAGGAGCCGATCCGCCTGGGTGCTCAGCGGCTCCCCGTCCAGGGACCGGGCGAAGGCGGAGGCCTGCTCGGTGTCGGCCAGCAGGGCCAGGAGGGCGGCATCGGCACCGATTCGAGCCCAGGTCTCGGTCCCACTGACACGGGTGGCTGTGGCCTCCGGGTCCTGGCGCAGCCTTCGGCGCAGTCGGCGCAGGTCCATGGTGGTCAGCCCCACCAGGGGGCTGGTGAGGAGGGTGATGGCGGCGTCACGCTGAGGCGGTTCACCGTGCCCGCCCAGCTGGTCGCGGATGGCGGCGCGCACGATGTCCAGGAGTGCGGCCGCGGCCGGTTCCGCGCGCAGCAGCACCGCGGGTGTGCGGGAGGCCAGGGGCACGCCTCGCCTGCGCAGGTCCCTGGCGAGGGTCTCAGCATCGGCGGCGCTGCGAGCGATGACCGCCATCTGCGACCAGGCGATGCCGTGGTGGACGTGCTCGAGCCTGAGCGCCCGGGCGACGTGTGCGTGCTCCTGCCAGGTGGAGGAGGCCAGGATCACCTCGACGCCGGCTGCTGCTGCCGGGCGTTCATCGTCGGACCCGCCGGAGGAGAGCCTTGCCGATGACTGGGGAGCAAGAGTCGTCTGCCGGTGGGCCGTCGTGCCGGTCACCGGGACCCGGGCGCTCTGGTCGGCGACCACCGCCGCGATTCCCGGGTTGCCTCGGTAGCAGGTGGTCAGCTGCAGGCGGGTGGCTCCGAACCCTGAGTGGTCCTCAGCGGCGATGAGCAGGCTGGGCGTGCCGCCGCGGAAGGTCTCCACCGCGACATCGGGGTCTCCCAGCACCACGATCTGCGCCCGATGCCCGTCGGGGTCCGGGGTGGCCAGGGCGGTCAGGAGCCTGGCCGTGGCGGCCGTGCAGTCCTGATAGTCGTCCACGAGGACGAGGTCAGGGACGGGGCGGGGGACGGTGACGACGTCGGAGTCCCAGGAGCTCAGGGCCTCCACGGCTCGGTCCTGGAGACGAGCCGTGTCCATCTTGCGGGTCTGGGCCCGGCGCTCAGCGCTGGCCCGGCCCTGCGCGTCCCAGGTGCGCAGAAGCTGGGACGCGGGTCCCCAGATGGGGACTTCGAGTCGGCGTCCCAGGTCGGCCAGCTCATCGGCGTTGACGCCGAGCTCTCCGGCGCGCGCCAGGAGGTTGCGCAGCTCGGAGCGGAACGCCCGCGACCCGGTTGCCTCGGTGGGCAGCCCCGGCCAGGTGACGGTACTGATCATCGAGGCCAGGACCGAGTCCTCCTCCGCACCGGCCAGAAGCACCGGGGGCGGCAGCGGGTCGGGCCGCATGGTCAAGGAGGTGGTCAGGATCGTCAGGGCGAGAGCTGCGGGGGTGCGCACTCGTACGACGCCGTCGCCATGGCCCTCACGCAGCAGGTGGGCTGCTCGGCCACGCAGCCAGTCGGCCCGCGCACGGGTGGGGGCGAGCAGGACGGCGTCCCGGCCGCCGGCGACCGCCTCGGCCAGCAGCCGAAGGGCCAGAGAGGTCTTGCCGGTCCCGGGAGCCCCCAGGACGACCACGTTGGAGCCCTCGGCCATGCGGTCCAGGACTCGCTGCCCATCGGCGTCGACGGCGGGCAGCTCCGGCGCCTCGGTAGGCGGAAGGAGATGGACGGGGTCCTGGGGCATGGGACCATCTCACCACGGCCCACCGACAGGAGCGCGCACTGTTAACGGATCGTCATCGGTTGTGAGTCCGTCACCGGGGAGAGCTGACCGTGCATGTTCCGCGTGGCGCGAAACGGCGCGGCTCTTCGGGCACTCGAAGAGCTGGTGTAACCGGGGCCACTCTAGGATTCAGGGCAGGTTCACGCCCCTCTCCCCGATGGGCGCTATGCCGCTCAATACGGCACACAGACGATGCGAAGGAGCCCCATGCAGGTCACGATCGGAATCAAGCACGCCAGCCGCGAGCTCTCCCTGGAGACCTCCGACTCTCAGGAGAAGGTGCTGGCCGCCGTGGCCAATGCCGAGACCAAGGCCGTCACTCTTACTGATGACAAGGGTCGTAAGGTCTTCGTCCCAGCCGGTTCCCTGGCCTACATCGAGCTCGGCGAGGCCGAGCCCCGCAGGGTCGGCTTCGGCATTTGAGCCTCGAGCTCTCCACATCGGCGCCGCCTCCCAGAACGGGAGGCGGCGCCGTTTGACGTGAGTCGGGAGCAAGCAAACCGATGCCCCTCGAGGCCGCCCGGTGCCCGGCAGGCCCGGTCGCCACCATTAGTATGGGGTGCATGGACCACCAGGACAGCCAGTGGGGCCTGCTCAGTCAGTGGATCACGCAGTCGCAGCGCATCGTCTTCTTCGGCGGCGCCGGGGTCTCCACCGAGTCGGGGATCCCTGACTTCCGGGGCGCCAGGGGCTTCTACCACCAGGACCGGGAGATCCCCTTGGAGCAGGTCCTGTCCATCGACTTCTTCACCGAGCACCCGCAGGCCTACTGGGAGTGGTTCGCCCAGGAGAACGCCCGCGAGGGCGTGGCCCCCAACGCGGCGCACAGGTTCATGGCCGGCCTCGAGAGGGCCGGGAAGCTGTCTACCGTGATCACGCAGAACATCGACGGCCTCCACCAGCGGGCCGGCTCCGAGCGGGTCCTCGAGCTGCACGGCAGCTGGTCGCGTCTGACCTGCACCGGCTGCGGTGAGCGCTTCACCCTGGACGACGTCGACGACGCCCGCTCCGGCGAGGTCCCCCGCTGCCCCGGGTGCTCCTCGGTGCTGCGCCCGGACATCGTGTTCTACGGGGAGATGCTGGACAGCGCCGTCATGGAGGGGGCCGCACGGGCCATCTCGGAGGCGGACCTGCTGATCGTGGCCGGCACGAGCCTGGTCGTCTACCCGGCGGCGGGCCTCATCGACTACTACACCGGTGAGCACTTGGTCCTCATGAACGCGACTCCCACGCCGTATGACTTCCGCGCCGACCTCATCATCCGTGAGCCGGTCGGTCAGGTCTTCCAGGAGCTGGAGCGCAGGAGCCGGCAGCCCTAACCGATCCCCTGGTCCTCACGGTCCACGTAGCGCTCGGGAGTACCGGACTCGCTGAGAGTGGCCGCGTAGTCGGGCACCTCGCTCTGGAGGGAGCGGTCCGTACGACGGTAGCCCGACGACGGCAACGAGGACTTCTTCGGGAACGTCATCTCGGGACGCTCCACGTGCTCGTAGGGAATGGACTCCAGCAGGTGGTGGATCATGTTGAGGCGCGCCTTGCGCTTATCGGCGGACTCCACGACGTGCCAGCGTGCGGAGTCGATGTCCGTGTGGACGAACATCTCGTCCTTGGCGCGCGAGTAGTCCTCCCAGCGGGGCAGGGCCTCCAGGTCGGTGGGAGAGAGCTTCCAGCGTCGCATGGGGTCGGTCATCCGCGACTTGAAGCGCTTGTACTGCTCCTTCTGGGGGACGGAGAACCAGTACTTGCGCAGCAGGATGCCGTCGTCGACGAGCATCCTCTCGAAGACCGGGCACTGCTGGAGGAAGCGCCGGTGCTCCTCCGGGGTGCAGTAGCCCATGACGTGCTCGACGCCGCCGCGGTTGTACCAGGAGCGGTCGAACAGGCAGATCTCGCCGGCGGCGGGCAGGTGCGCGATGTAGCGCTGGAAGTACCACTGGGTGCGCTCACGCTCGGTGGGCACGGGAAGTGCGACCACGCGCGCGATACGCGGGTTGAGGTACTCGGTGATGGTTTGATCGCCCCACCCTTGCCGGCCGCGTCGCGACCTTCGAAGATGACGACGACGCGGGCACCGGTGGCCCTGACCCACTCCTGCATCTCGACCAGCTCCGCTTGCAGCCTCAGCAGCTCGGCCTCGTACAGGGAACGGTCCATGGTGGGGTGCTTCTTTGCCATGCTTGAGTTTCGCACAGCACACCCCCGTGCGCGCAGGGAGCCCTCAACGGAAATGGAATCAGAGGAGCCCAGTCCTGGAAAAGGACTGGGCTCCTCTGGAGTGGTAGCGGGGACAGGATTCGAACCTGCGACCTCCGGGTTGCAGGTCCACGGTCTCGTATCGTGGACGCGCTGGCTTGCCCACGGCGCGATCGTTGCGCTCGAGTACACAACCCTCAGACGCTTCTATAACCAGCGTTTCATATCAACACCATACATCACATAAACACTGGCGTTTTGAGTCAACTCATGCGTTAGGGCCGATCACCAGTCACTCACGAAGGAGGGAAGAAGTGAACCTGACAGTCATCACCATGAGCGGTACCCGATGGATGACGCACATCAAGGCTCTACTTGCGAGCACCGCGCAACCGGGCTCCGGCTCACCGGAGCTCGAGCGAATCAGCTTCCGCACCATCGCTTCGGAGGTGTGGATGGCGGCGACCGACGGGATCGTCGCTACTGTCGCGCGCACTGCCGACAGCGTGGAATCAGACGTCGACGGCAGCTTCAGCATCGATGCTGATGCTGCGCGCATGACGCTGACGCTGGTCGACTACGTCGCCGACCATGGTGACACCGGCGAGGTGATGGTGTCTCTGGCTGCGATCGGAGACACCGTTACCATCCACGTCCACTCTGATGATCGTCGGAGTTCGACGCTGACGACCTCCAGCCACGAGAGCGTGGCGCAGAGCATTGCTGGCGCGATGGTGAAGGAGATGCGTCATCAGGATCGGGGCACCTGCTTAATCGGCGCTGACCTCCTCAAGACAGCCACCGCGCCCCTCGAGGGAGGTCTGACGGTTCAGCGCTGCGTGGGTGGCGGTCTCACCATCTCATCCGGTGATGACGGTCTCTTCACCGTCATC
Coding sequences within it:
- a CDS encoding UrvD/REP family ATP-dependent DNA helicase, producing the protein MPQDPVHLLPPTEAPELPAVDADGQRVLDRMAEGSNVVVLGAPGTGKTSLALRLLAEAVAGGRDAVLLAPTRARADWLRGRAAHLLREGHGDGVVRVRTPAALALTILTTSLTMRPDPLPPPVLLAGAEEDSVLASMISTVTWPGLPTEATGSRAFRSELRNLLARAGELGVNADELADLGRRLEVPIWGPASQLLRTWDAQGRASAERRAQTRKMDTARLQDRAVEALSSWDSDVVTVPRPVPDLVLVDDYQDCTAATARLLTALATPDPDGHRAQIVVLGDPDVAVETFRGGTPSLLIAAEDHSGFGATRLQLTTCYRGNPGIAAVVADQSARVPVTGTTAHRQTTLAPQSSARLSSGGSDDERPAAAAGVEVILASSTWQEHAHVARALRLEHVHHGIAWSQMAVIARSAADAETLARDLRRRGVPLASRTPAVLLRAEPAAAALLDIVRAAIRDQLGGHGEPPQRDAAITLLTSPLVGLTTMDLRRLRRRLRQDPEATATRVSGTETWARIGADAALLALLADTEQASAFARSLDGEPLSTQADRLLTAARIIEALRAATGETPADAPRDVEALLWAAWNASDRAEVWRATALLPSASPVRSLLSEAAEHDLDVVTALFKRAEVWAERHPGQDASCFLAELDAEVLPSDSVAPQGRRPEGVAVMTPARCAGQEWELVVVAGLERDRWPDLRLRDSLTRTGLLVDAVTGRLTAGTTAPGDGTGGSGAMAAARAQVRADERRMLIMALSRATRRLLLTATADAEHAPSPFLTEIAHRAGIALTDADGAPLLSPDTGDLTLRGLVGELRHAAICGNLETATDTERRRGRVAVDLLADLARQGVSGADPATWIGAAGPTSHTPLVAQGERIRVSPSDVEGLAACPLKWFLTRNGGSAPASDAQALGSLVHEIAERAESEHLRGPALREAFEERLTDLGYPATWQGGLAADRARAMIERLDAYLSDCDALGIRADVERPVRSDVDIPLRVLSPEVRERAGLRMPMEGPDAVPVRISGRIDRLERLGGSPGDDPDDTAGIGRNGTVRIIDLKTGQRVPQDVQRHPQLATYRLALSAQGLDVVGGALVLLGKEPSKRSGDGYVLAPPGAALDPSPAATEATDEPTERVEDSEANDGARSSEEYWAEDLVASAAVAGVGPVIEARTGEHCRTCRVKDSCPVQVEGRRVVS
- a CDS encoding DUF3107 domain-containing protein, translated to MQVTIGIKHASRELSLETSDSQEKVLAAVANAETKAVTLTDDKGRKVFVPAGSLAYIELGEAEPRRVGFGI
- a CDS encoding NAD-dependent protein deacylase produces the protein MDHQDSQWGLLSQWITQSQRIVFFGGAGVSTESGIPDFRGARGFYHQDREIPLEQVLSIDFFTEHPQAYWEWFAQENAREGVAPNAAHRFMAGLERAGKLSTVITQNIDGLHQRAGSERVLELHGSWSRLTCTGCGERFTLDDVDDARSGEVPRCPGCSSVLRPDIVFYGEMLDSAVMEGAARAISEADLLIVAGTSLVVYPAAGLIDYYTGEHLVLMNATPTPYDFRADLIIREPVGQVFQELERRSRQP